The Fibrobacterota bacterium genome contains the following window.
AGGATCTGGCGGTGACCTTGCCCAAGCTCGCGCCGCGCCTCTATTCCATCGCGAGCTCGCCCAAGGAGAACCCCGGCGAAGTGCACCTGACCATCGGCGTCGTCCGCTACCTGAACGACGGCCGCCTACGGCGGGGCGTGACCTCCACCTTCCTGGCCGAACGCGTTCCCCTGGGCCTCACGGTCCCCGTATTCGTGCAGCCCTCCGCCCATTTCAGCCTACCTGCCGACGGAAAAACACCCATCATCATGGTGGGCCCCGGCACCGGCGTGGCGCCTTTCCGTGCCTTCCTGCAAGAGCGGCGCGCCAACGGCGACGCCGGCAGGAATTGGCTCTTTTTCGGCGATCAGCGCCGGCGTTTCGATTACCTGTACAGCGAGGAGTTCGCCGGCATGCAGGCCGCGGGACATCTCTCGCGCCTGGACCTGGCCTTCTCGCGCGATCAGGAAGAGAAGGTCTACGTGCAGGATCGCATGTTGGAGAAGTCGAAGGAGCTCTTCGCCTGGCTCGAAGAAGGCGCGCATTTCTACGTCTGCGGCGATGCCAAGCGCATGGCCAAGGACGTGGAGGCGGCCTTGCTGCACGTGATCTCCAAGGAAAGCGGGAAAGGCCCGGAGGAAGCCAAAGCCTACCTGGAGAAGTTGAAGGAAGGGAAGCGCTACCAGCGCGACGTATACTGATGGCCCCCTCGCTTTCCAAATTCATGGGGGATGGCGAAGAACTCATCGGCGCCTACCTGCAAGAACAACAGAACCTGACGGCGGTGGAGCGCTTTTCCAACCTCCACGACGCGAGGCATGCGAGCGGCGCGCCCAGCCTGGAAAGCCATTATCGCGATCTGCTTCCCCTGGAAAAGCCCAAGCCCGGCCAGCAATACGCCTTCGAGGTCGATCTGGATCGCTGCACGGGCTGCAAGGCCTGCGTCACCGCCTGCCACAGCCTCAACGGCTTGGACAGCGGGGAGACCTGGCGTTCGGTGGGCCTCATCCACAATCCGATCGGCAAGCGCTTGCAGCAGACGGTCACCACCGCCTGCCAGCATTGCCTGGAACCCGGGTGCGCGCATGGCTGCCCCGTCAAGGCCTACGAAAAGGATCCGGTCACCGGCATCGTTAAGCACCTGGACGATCAATGCATCGGCTGCGAGTACTGCATCCTGAAATGCCCTTACGACGTGCCGCAATACAACCACGAGCGGGGCATCGTGCGCAAGTGCGATATGTGCGTGGGCCGCCTGGAAGTCGGCGAGGCCCCCGCCTGCGTGCAGGCTTGCCCCACCAAGGCCATCCGCATCACCCTGGTCGATCAAGCCGAAGTCCGCAGCCATTACGCCGAGTACGCGGCCCTGCCCGGCGCGCCCGATCCGCGCCATACCTTGCCGACCACGCGCTATAAGACCGTCCGTAAATTCCCCGAGAGCATGGAAGCGGCCGACGCGTACAAGCTGCGCAAGGAAAAGCCCCATTATCCGCTCACCTCCATGTTGACCTTGTCCCAGCTGGCCGTCGGCCTTTTCATCCTGCTGGAGGCGGGCACCCTCGCGGGCATCCTTCCCACGCACGCTGGTTTCCAGGCCGCCGGCCATCTCACGGCCGCGCTCATCCTCTTCGCGTCCATCGTCCTCAGCGTCGCCCACCTGGGCCGGCCCCTCTACGCCTTCCGCGCCTTCCTGGGGCTGCGCCGTTCCTGGCTCAGCCGCGAGATCCTCGCCTTCACCTTGCTAGGGGGATGGGTCTCCGTCGTCACCGCGGGCGTCTTGGCCACCGCGTTCGGTCCCGCGCTCACCCTGCATTTCCCCGCCCTAGGCCCGTCCCTCGGGAAAGCCGCCGCCTGGACCGGCAGTCCCGCCTCGCGCATCGCCCTTTGCCTGCTCGGCCTGGCCGCCTTGCATTGTTCCGCCATGATCTACCGCGACACGCCCCGCGCCTTCTGGGCCACGCGCCATACATCGGCCAAGTTCCTGCTCACGGCCCTGGCCGGCGGCCTGGCCAGCCTGCTTACCTTGGGGATGGTCGCTACCCTATGGGTCCCCGCCTTCGCGGACGGATTGGCGGCTTGGGGCCGTTGGGTTTGCATCGCCCTTCCCTTCGCCGTGTTCGCCAAGCTCGCCGTGGAAGCCCGCATCCACCGCCATGGCGACGATCAAGAGCCCACGCCCCTCAAGAAGACCGCCTTGCTGTTACGCGGTCCCTTGCGCGTAGCGCATGCCTGGCGCTTCAACGCCGGCCTCTTGGGCGGATTCATCCTCCCCATGTTCTGGCTGTACCGCGACCGCGCCGCATTCGGCGCCGGCGATCTTATTCTCGCCCTTTCCATCCTGGCCGCCGTCCTGGCGGGGGAATGGCTGGAGCGATACCTGTTCTTCACCGCCTGCGTGCCGCCGCGCATGCCGGGCGCCTGAGCGCGGAAAGCGAACCATGGCCGTAAAAGATCGTCTGGCCGGGCTCTTCAAGGACCGCAACGGCCGCCTCACCCACGAGATGGTGCTTTCGCCCGGCCGCTTCGGCCTGGGCAAGACGCCCCATCGCCTGCGCCCCGACGCGACCACCAGCATGGTGTGCGGCTTCTGTTCCACGGGCTGCAGCCTTAAGATCCACATGAAGGACGGCAAGGCCGTCAACCTCACCCCCGATCCCGATTATCCCGTGAACCTGGGGATGGCCTGCCCCAAGGGTTGGGAAGCCCTGACCCCGCTGGCCTCGCCCGATCGCGCCACCACGCCCCTGCTCCGGAACGCCTTCGGAGCCTTGCAGCCGGTGGACTGGGACACGGCCCTCAAGACCTTCGTGGCCCGCTTCCGGGGCGTGCTGGAACGGCACGGGCGCGAGGCCGGGGCCTTCCTGAGCACCGGCCAGATCCCCACCGAGGAGATGTTCACGCTCGGGCTTTTGGCCAAGTTCGGCATGGGGCTCTTGCATGGCGACGCCAATACGCGCCAATGCATGGCCACCTCCCACGTCGCTTACAAGCAATCCTTCGGGTTCGACGCGCCGCCCTTCGCGTATAAGGATTTCGAGGAATCGGACGTGCTCGTCTTCATCGGGGCCAATCCTTGCATCGCCCATCCCATCATGTGGGAACGGGTGATGATGAACAAACGTAAACCGGAAATACTGGTGGTTGATCCGCGGCAAACGGAGACCGCCTTGGCGGCTACGCGCCATTATCCCATCCTCCCCAAGTCGGATTTGGCCCTGCTCTACGGCCTCGCCCACGTCCTCTTCGCGGAAGGCTGGATCGATCGCGAATACATGGAAGCGAATACCGTCGGTTGGGAAGGCTTCCGCGAACACGTACGGACCTTCGATCCGGAATCGGCGGGAGCCATGACCGGCCTCGGGGCCGCGCGCATCCGGGAGTTCGCCGCCCTGCTAAAGCCCGGCAAGCGGGTTTCCTACTGGTGGACCATGGGCGTGAACCAGGGGCATGAGTCGGTACGCACCGCCCAGGCCATCATCAACCTGGCCCTCATGACGGGCAACATCGGCAAGCCGGGCACTGGCGCCAATTCCATCACCGGCCAGGTCAACGCCATGGGCTCGCGCCTCTTCAGCAACACCACCGGCCTGCCCGGCGGCCGCGATTACGCCAATCCCGCCCACCGCGAGGAAGTGGCTTCCCTGCTCGGCATCGACGCCGCCATCATCCAGGATAAGCCGGGCCAGGCTTATGATCAGATCATCGACGGCGTGGAGGCCGGGCGCATCAAGGCCCTGTGGGTGATCGCCACCAATCCCGCGCATTCCTGGATCAACCAGGAGTCCTTCCGCCGCGCGGCCGCGAAGCTCGAGTTCCTGGTCGTGCAGGACATGTACCCCAACACGGAAACAGCCCAATTGGCCCATCTCGTTCTCCCTTCCGCGGGATGGGGAGAGAAGGAAGGCGTGGTCATCAATTCCGAGCGCCGCCTGGGGCTCTTCAAAAAGGTTTCCCCCGCCCCCGGCCAGGCCTTGGCCGACTTCTACATCTTCAAGCTGGTCGCTAAGTATTGGGGCTGCGACGCCCTCCTGTCCCGCCTGAACTCCCCGGAAGACGCTTTCCGGCTGATGGGGGAATTCTCGCGCGGCCGTCCTTGCGACATCTCCGGCATTCCCGGCTACGCCGCCATCGACGCCGAGGGCGGCATCCAATGGCCGCGCCGGCCCGGTCCAGTAGGCGCGGATGCCGGCGCATCGGATGCGGGCGCATCTGGGCCAAATGCTGGCGCATCAGATGCGGGCGTATCCGGTCCGGACGCGGGCCGCGAACGCCGTCTCTTCGCCGACGGGCGCTTCTTCCATTCCGATGGCAAGGCCCGTTTCCTGTTCGCGCCTCCCCAGCCCCTACCCGAGCCCCCCGACGCGGACTATCCTTTCGCCTTGCTCACCGGGCGCGGATCCTCGGCGCAATGGCATACCAACTCGCGCACCGGAAAGTCGGCCGTGCTCCGCAAGCTTTATCCCTCCGAGCCGCAGATCGAAATCCATCCCGACGATGCGGCGCGCCTCAAGATCGTTTCGGGGGATTGGGTCGCGGTCATATCGCGGCGCGGACAGGCCCGCGCCCGGGCGCTGCCCGCTTCCACCGTGCAGCCGGGCCAAGTGTTCATGACCATGCACGACGCGGCCGTGAATAAACTTACCTTTCCGGCATTCGATCCCCATTCGCGCCAGCCTTCCTATAAGCACTGCGCGGTGCGGATCGCCCGGGAGCCGGCCGCCTAAGCCCATCGGAAGACGGGCCCAGGCGTTTTCCGCCGCCCCGTCGCCGACCCTTTCGCTCCCAGGGAGATCCGATGGACACCCAATTCTTCGGTTTCGAATCCGACTTCGTGGACTCCATGCGCTGCATCCCCATGGCCGCCCGCCTCCGGCTCGATCGCACCGGGGTAAAGCTTAAACTCAACGAATGGTCCAAGCTCGCCCCCGAGCTGCGCATGGCCCTGGCCCAATCGCCCTGCGGTTCGCCCGCGGAACGGGAACAGTGGAAGAACTTTCTGCTAGGCTTGGTGGAACAGACCTCCGGCTCCGCGCCTTCGCTTCTGCCCGAACCCGTCGAAGAAGCCTGGGAAGATCGGGGAACGGTGCCGGCCCAAGTATCTGCGCAAGCCCGGTCCCTGGGGCTCGCGCTGGATTCCGCTGCCTGGGCGGCGCTCACGCCCTTGCAACGTTTCGCTCTGGTGAAGCTCAGCCGGCCCGGCCATGAGAACCGCAATTTCCGCCCGGCCATGCAAGAGTTCGGCCTGATCCAAGAGGGCGCCGGAGACTAGCCGGCGAGGATATCCGGCGAGAACGATTCCAAGGAATCGAAGATCCTATCGGCGATGGCATATTCGGGACGGCCGCGGTTATGCGTTTCCGGAACCGCCACGCAGAACATGCCGGCGGCCTTGGCCGCGCGCACGCCGGCCACCGAGTCTTCGAATGCGATGCAGCCGCCAGGATCGGCCCCGAGGCGCGCCGCCGCCGATAGAAACACCGCCGGATGCGGCTTGCCGTGGATCTCGAGCACGGCGGAAACCACGGCATGGAAGCGACCCGCCAAGGCTAAAGTCTCCAGAGCGGCCGCGATCACCTCGGGAGGCGAAGAGGAAGCGACCGCCAGCCTGCAACCCGCATCGACGCAGAGATCCAAAGCGCGCACGGCTCCCGGCTTCACCGCTCCCGTCTTACCGAATTCACGGATCATGTAGGCATTCATGCTCGCGTTCAGCCGGGACGCGTTAAGGGTGGCCCGGGGAAAAAAGCCTTGCCATACCCCCATGGCCTCCTGCAACCGCATTCCCGTAGTCGAATGCTGCATCTCCAAGGTCAACTCCAGGCCCAATTCGGCGAATGCGGCCATCTGGGCTTTTTCCCAAAGACGCTCGCTTTCGATGAGCAACCCATCGAGATCGAAGACCGCCCCCGCAAACCGGCCCATGTCCGCCCTCCTCCCCTGCAAACATAAGAAACTGCTTATCCTGGCTGGATGAGCCTTTTTGTATACCATCCTATACACTCTTTCCCCGGGAACTGGATATCAGGGGTATCCATCCTCACTCCCGTCCCGGCACTTTGACGGAACGATTTTTGGACCCGACCTCTTTTTTCCCAAAAAGGACGAATTACATTTCTTTGCCATCAATTTCCGAATAGTGGCATGGATGTTGCCATTAGCGGGTCCAATCATCGAGTAAGAGGGAATCATGCCGGGAAAGATCAGGATCGGGATCGTTGGGCTGGGCTTCGGGGCGGAATTCATCCCCATCTACCAACGGCATCCGCAAGCGGTTATGCACTCCATTTGCCAGCGCAATCCGGAAAGCCTTAAGAAGGTCGGGGACGCTTTCAAGGTCGAGAAGCGCTTCACCTCCTACGAGGCCATGCTGAAGGATCCCGAACTGGACGCCGTGCACATCAATTCGCCCATTCCCGATCATGCGCATATGACCCTGGCCGCGCTCAAGGCCGGTAAGCACGTCATGTGCACCGTGCCCATGGCCACCAGCGTCGAGGACTGCAAGAAGATCGTCGACATGGTGAAGGCCACCGGCCTCACCTATATGATGGCCGAGACCGTCGTCTACGCCCGCGAGTTCCTCTTCGTGAAGGAGCTGTACGAGAAGGGCGAACTCGGCAAGGTTCAATACCTGCAGGCCAGCCATCAGCAGGACATGGACGGTTGGCCCGGATACTGGCCCGGCCTGCCCCCCATGTACTATGCCACCCATTGCGTGGGTCCCTGCCTGGGCCTGATGAAGTCGGACGCGGAAGTCGTTTCATGCTTCGGCTCCGGCACCATCCGCAAGGAAATGATCCCGATCTACAACTCCCCGTTCGCCGTCGAAACCGCGCATGTCAAATTCCGCAATTCGGACATCACCGCGCGCGTGATCCGCTCCCTGTTCGACACCGCCCGCCAGTACCGCGAGAGCTTCGACGTATACGGCGACAAGAAGTCCTTCGAATGGCCTCTGGTCGAAGGCGAGCCGCCGGTCATCCACACCGCCAAGAAGCCCGAGCACGAGATTCCCGCCAAGGTCACCGTTCCCGATTACGCCCGTCTCCTCCCGAAGGAAATCCAATCCTTCACCACCAAGGGCGTGTACGGCGATGAAGAGACCCATCTTTCCTTCGTGCAAGGCGCCGGCCACGGCGGATCGCATCCGCACCTGGTCAATGAGTTCGTGAGCGCCCTGTCGCAGAAGCGGCAGCCTTTCCCGAACCACATCCAGGCCGCCAACTGGACCTGCACCGGCATCCTCGCGCATGACTCGGCCATGCGCGGCGGCGAACCCTTGCGCCTCCCGGAATGGACCTTCACGTGGTAACGGCCGCACGGTCCCTCCTCGCATCATCCAATTCGGTCTATTCCAATCCCCTTTTCAATCTCGAAAGGTCAAGAATGAAGAAATCATTCCTTCGGCTCACAATGGCCTCCGTCCTTGCGGGGTTATCCATTTCCACTCCCGGCTTCGCCGACCTCGTGCGGAATCCCACCGCCGTGGGCGCCAGTTTCGACATCGGCCAAATCGTGCAGGGAACCATCTACGACGGCTCCAACGTCTCCAGCAAGTTCAACGGGGATAAGCAGCAGATCACCCGCACGGGCGTCTATCTCACCGAGTCGGGAACGTATAACGACCGACTGAGCATCTACCTGACGGTAGGCGGCTTGTTCTGGTACGCATTGCCCGAAGGCACCTCGTTCCAGTCGCATCGCATCTATTTCGGCCCCGGCGTGGGCCAGGCCCAAGGCACTTACAACTTCGGCAGCGATCCGAAAAACCCTGCGGCCGCCCTGCAATTCGGCCTCTTCAATTACAAATACTCCGAGGCCTTCGATCTGGGCGAATACCTGTACCGCAGCGGCACCTACCCCGGCCTGCTGGTTTCCGGCGGCTGGTCCTACATCAATGCCGCTTCCTACATGGCCCAGGGCGCGCGATTGAACGTGCCCCTCTGGGAAGGCAAGATCAGCAACGACTTCACCTTGTTCATGGAACGCGACCTGGAACCCACGAACGATCTTTCGCCCGGCTACCTGCTGAAAGTGAAGCCCATTCCCGCGCTTGAAATCGGCGCGGGCGTGGTGTGGTCGCATGCTATTTCCCTGAACGGCGCGCGTCTCGATCCGAAAAAATCGGCGAATGAATACAGCATCGCGACGGGACGTCCCTCAATCAATAACGGTTCCTCTTCGCCTGCCGACAGTTGCCCCTGCGGGTACTGGACCTTCAAGGGCTTCAAGACCATGGGCAGGATCTCGCTCGACATCGGCCAACTCATCAATTCCGACCTCATCCATCCCGGGGACTTCAAACTGTATTCCGAAATCTCCCTGCTGGGCGTCGAGGACCAGCCTTTCTTTTACACCAAGAAATCGGAACGCATGCCCATGATGGCCGGCATCGATATCCCCACCTTCGGCATCCTCGACCAGTTGGGTTTCGAAATCGAATACCACAAGTCGCCGTATCCGAACACCAACGGTAGCGTGCTGCAAAGCCAGCTTCCCATTCCCATTAATGACGGCCAGAATGCCTTCGATTACGACTTGAGCTCGAAATCAGCCGCCGCTCAGGACTCCCTCTCGAAGGCGATGAAGAAGGACGACGTCAAGTGGGCG
Protein-coding sequences here:
- a CDS encoding nitrate reductase associated protein, encoding MDTQFFGFESDFVDSMRCIPMAARLRLDRTGVKLKLNEWSKLAPELRMALAQSPCGSPAEREQWKNFLLGLVEQTSGSAPSLLPEPVEEAWEDRGTVPAQVSAQARSLGLALDSAAWAALTPLQRFALVKLSRPGHENRNFRPAMQEFGLIQEGAGD
- a CDS encoding Gfo/Idh/MocA family oxidoreductase, translating into MPGKIRIGIVGLGFGAEFIPIYQRHPQAVMHSICQRNPESLKKVGDAFKVEKRFTSYEAMLKDPELDAVHINSPIPDHAHMTLAALKAGKHVMCTVPMATSVEDCKKIVDMVKATGLTYMMAETVVYAREFLFVKELYEKGELGKVQYLQASHQQDMDGWPGYWPGLPPMYYATHCVGPCLGLMKSDAEVVSCFGSGTIRKEMIPIYNSPFAVETAHVKFRNSDITARVIRSLFDTARQYRESFDVYGDKKSFEWPLVEGEPPVIHTAKKPEHEIPAKVTVPDYARLLPKEIQSFTTKGVYGDEETHLSFVQGAGHGGSHPHLVNEFVSALSQKRQPFPNHIQAANWTCTGILAHDSAMRGGEPLRLPEWTFTW
- a CDS encoding dimethyl sulfoxide reductase anchor subunit gives rise to the protein MGDGEELIGAYLQEQQNLTAVERFSNLHDARHASGAPSLESHYRDLLPLEKPKPGQQYAFEVDLDRCTGCKACVTACHSLNGLDSGETWRSVGLIHNPIGKRLQQTVTTACQHCLEPGCAHGCPVKAYEKDPVTGIVKHLDDQCIGCEYCILKCPYDVPQYNHERGIVRKCDMCVGRLEVGEAPACVQACPTKAIRITLVDQAEVRSHYAEYAALPGAPDPRHTLPTTRYKTVRKFPESMEAADAYKLRKEKPHYPLTSMLTLSQLAVGLFILLEAGTLAGILPTHAGFQAAGHLTAALILFASIVLSVAHLGRPLYAFRAFLGLRRSWLSREILAFTLLGGWVSVVTAGVLATAFGPALTLHFPALGPSLGKAAAWTGSPASRIALCLLGLAALHCSAMIYRDTPRAFWATRHTSAKFLLTALAGGLASLLTLGMVATLWVPAFADGLAAWGRWVCIALPFAVFAKLAVEARIHRHGDDQEPTPLKKTALLLRGPLRVAHAWRFNAGLLGGFILPMFWLYRDRAAFGAGDLILALSILAAVLAGEWLERYLFFTACVPPRMPGA
- a CDS encoding molybdopterin-dependent oxidoreductase, translated to MAVKDRLAGLFKDRNGRLTHEMVLSPGRFGLGKTPHRLRPDATTSMVCGFCSTGCSLKIHMKDGKAVNLTPDPDYPVNLGMACPKGWEALTPLASPDRATTPLLRNAFGALQPVDWDTALKTFVARFRGVLERHGREAGAFLSTGQIPTEEMFTLGLLAKFGMGLLHGDANTRQCMATSHVAYKQSFGFDAPPFAYKDFEESDVLVFIGANPCIAHPIMWERVMMNKRKPEILVVDPRQTETALAATRHYPILPKSDLALLYGLAHVLFAEGWIDREYMEANTVGWEGFREHVRTFDPESAGAMTGLGAARIREFAALLKPGKRVSYWWTMGVNQGHESVRTAQAIINLALMTGNIGKPGTGANSITGQVNAMGSRLFSNTTGLPGGRDYANPAHREEVASLLGIDAAIIQDKPGQAYDQIIDGVEAGRIKALWVIATNPAHSWINQESFRRAAAKLEFLVVQDMYPNTETAQLAHLVLPSAGWGEKEGVVINSERRLGLFKKVSPAPGQALADFYIFKLVAKYWGCDALLSRLNSPEDAFRLMGEFSRGRPCDISGIPGYAAIDAEGGIQWPRRPGPVGADAGASDAGASGPNAGASDAGVSGPDAGRERRLFADGRFFHSDGKARFLFAPPQPLPEPPDADYPFALLTGRGSSAQWHTNSRTGKSAVLRKLYPSEPQIEIHPDDAARLKIVSGDWVAVISRRGQARARALPASTVQPGQVFMTMHDAAVNKLTFPAFDPHSRQPSYKHCAVRIAREPAA
- a CDS encoding HAD-IA family hydrolase gives rise to the protein MGRFAGAVFDLDGLLIESERLWEKAQMAAFAELGLELTLEMQHSTTGMRLQEAMGVWQGFFPRATLNASRLNASMNAYMIREFGKTGAVKPGAVRALDLCVDAGCRLAVASSSPPEVIAAALETLALAGRFHAVVSAVLEIHGKPHPAVFLSAAARLGADPGGCIAFEDSVAGVRAAKAAGMFCVAVPETHNRGRPEYAIADRIFDSLESFSPDILAG